The window TTCATCGGCGGCAGCGAAGCGGACGTGGCCCGCGCCATCGCCTTACACGCCGACGGCCGTGTCACGATCACCGGCGGTACCTGGTCAGACACCGATTTCCCGTTAACGCCCGATGCCTACGACGCCAGCCACAATGGGCTGCGCGACGCCTTTGTCCTCCAATTAGATGCCACCGGCACGGAATTGCTGTACGCCACCTACCTGGGCGGCAGTGGGCAGGAAGAGGGGGTGTCTGTGGCGGTGACCGGCGACGGGGAAACGGCCGTGACCGGCTGGACCTTTTCGTCCGATTTCCCCACCACCCCCCAGGCTTACGACGCCAGCCACAACGGCAGCGCCGATATGTTCGTCGTCCGGCTGGACGCCGCCGGCGCAGAACTGCTGGCGGCCACCTATTTGGGCGCGGAACTGGATGATCGGCCCATCGGCATCGCCGTAGACGCCGTCGGGCAGATGGTCGTGGCTGGCTACACCTATTCGCCCAATTTCCCCACCACGCCGGGCGCATGGGACCGGCAGCATGATGGCGCAGTAGACGCCACCCTGACCAGCCTAAGCCCCGCTGGCGCCCGTCTGGTCGCCAGCACCTTTTTGGGCGGGGCGGCGGAAGATTGGGCCGGCGGGTTGGTTCTGGACGATAACGGCCGTATTTCCCTGACAGGCCGCACATGGTCGGAAGATTTTCCCACCACGCCAGATGCGCTCAGCAAAGCGCTCAACGGCGGGCGTGATGGTTTTGTCGCCCAACTCAGCCAGGACGGCGGGCGGCTGCTCTACGCTTCTTACATTGGCGGCAGCGATTGGGACGACAGTCTGGCTGTCACCGGCGGCGATGGGTGGCTGGCCCTTAGCGGCGCTACGCGCTCCGCCGATTTTCCCGTCACCGCCAACGCCCACGACACGGCCGTTAACGGCGATTACGACATCTTCGTGCTGCAACTGGCAACACCCCCACCCGCAGACCACACCCTGTTTTTACCGGCGGTCCTCAGACAGTAATCGTTTGAATGACCAGTTTTCCGTCGGCATTACCTCTGGAAAACACGCCGCGAACACTGAACACTGGACACTGACTTATGAATACTGCTCTACTCCAAACGGTACTGGAAAGGGAACAGGGCCACCGGCAGCAGCTTCACGTGCTGTTTGGCGAAGGGAATGCCAATAATGGTGATGGTCAGAATCAACGCGCTCACCAGGTGGGCGATGGCGATCTCCCAGCCAAATAAGATGATCCAGATGATGTCGAACGCCAGACTGAGACAGCCGCCGGAGCGTTCAGTCTGCATCACTTCTTTGCCAAATGGGGCAAAAGTCGCCACGCCTAACCGGATGGATTGAATGCCGAATGGAATGCCCACAATGGTGAGGCACAGCAGCAAACCGGCCAGAATGTAACCGGCGCCGGCCAAAAAGCCGCCAAAAATTAGCCAGATAATATTGCCTATAAGACTCATGTTGTATCTTCCTTGTTTAGATGGTTTGTTTGTTGGTTGGTTGGTTAGCGGAGGTGTGGGCGAACCAACCAACCCATCCGACGAACCAACCGTCTGACTTTCTGCACCTATTACGCGCTCGGAGGGCGGGAGTTGCAGGCCAGACGGCCGTTTCACCCTCTCCTCTTAACCGACGCTCATCAACCCCCATTATAACCTAACCTGAACAAAACAAGCCGCCCTCAAATTGGCTGTTATAATTTGCCGACAATCAACTACTGCGTCGCTGCGCCGCTGCGTTGACATAACCCAACACGAGGAGATGCCATGACTGACTTGAACCAGGCTGCCAACGGCCGTAGCCGCATCACCGCCGCTTTTGCCCAGGCCCAACACACCCAATCCGCCGCCCTGATGCCTTACTACACCCTGGGCTACCCCGACCGTCAGACCGCGCTGAATGTGGTGGCGGCCATCGCACCATACAGCGATTTGCTGGAATTAGGCGTGCCTTTCAGCGACCCCCTGGCCGATGGCCCGACCATCCAACACAGCACCCAGGTTGCTCTGGAAAACGGAACCACCGTCGCCGACTGCCTGGCAGTGCTGCGCGAACTACGGCAGCGCGGCGTGCAGACACCGGTGATGTTGATGGGCTACTACAACCCCATCCTGGCCTACGGCATCACCAACTACGCCCGTGACGCCGCCGCCGCCGGGGCCGATGCCTTCATCGTGCCCGATTTACCGCCTGAAGAAGCCGGCGAGTTGGAACAGGCGGCGGCGCAAGTCGGCATGGCGCTCATCCACTTTTTGGCGCCTACCAGCAGCCAGGCGCGCATCGCTAATGTGACCGCACGGGCGCAAGGCTTTATTTATCTGTTGAGTTTGACGGGGGTGACAGGGGCGCGCACGGCCGTACAGACTGATTTAGCCGCTTTTGTAACCCGTGTACGCCAACAAGCCAATGTGCCGCTGGCAGTGGGTTTTGGCATCAGCACACCGCAGCAGGCGGCGCAAATTGGCGCCCTGGCCGATGGCGTCATCGTCGGCAGCGCCCTCATCAACGCCGTAGACCGGGCCGACGACAACAAACCAGACGCGGCGGCCGCTTTTGTGCAGGCGCTGCGAGCAGGCTTAACAAAAAGTTGAGAAACTCGTGAAAAATAGATTATAATTGCCGGAATACAATTCCCAATCAGTTGGCAATGTTCAAGGAGATTTCGTGCGTGTGGCCTGACCCATCACCACGAATAAATAGCAAGAGCGCGAGCGCCAGAAAGAAGTCGTGACACTTTTACTCTAGTATCCGTAGGCCGAAGTCCGTATCCCGTTATCCGATGACATTTTCCAGAGCTAGCGCCCTACGGATTACCGATGACGGATAACGGATTACCACTTACGGGTACTCGCTTTAGCCAATATCCACAGGACAAACAGGAGATCAAACCCATGTTCGGCAAAAAACAACCAGAAACCCCTGAAAACGAAACCGTTAACACCAGTGTGGATACCATGCCTCAACCCGATCCCGTCCCAAGCAGCGCCGCCGAAGAACCGGAGTACCTTTTCTCGCCCCCGATATTGCCGACACATGCACCAGTCGCGCCTGAACCAATTGATTCTGCCAGCGCCCCGTTGTCTGATAGCGGTGCTATCGGCTCAGAGCTAACCCGTCTGCGCGACATCCTATTCGGCGAACAATCACGATCCACCGAAAAACGCCTATCAGATCTGGAACTGCGTCTTGAAGCCGTGCGCCAGGAACTTGGCGACCTTATCAGCCACAGGGTGGACAACCTGGACAAGATGGCCGGCAATCAATTGACCTCTACGCGCGCCGATTTTATTGAACGGCTGAACATGGGCATGGAAACGCAAAACCAGAATTTGCGCGCCGCGCGCCAACAGCTAACCGATCAGCTCGAACAACAAAACACAGACCTGACAACCCAAATTCGCGCCACGCAGCGCGAGCTGGCGACGCGCCTGGAAACACAGCAATCGGAACAATCGCTGCAACTGCGCGAAGTGCAAAAGGAACTGACTCGACGGCTGGATGACCTGACGGCCGATTTCATGTCCCAACTGCGCCAGATACACAAAGAACTCAGTGATCGCCTGGACAAACTAGGAGAATTCCAATCAGAACAAACGCGCACCCTTCAGGTAGAAAGTAAAAAACGGGACGATGATCTGCGCGTCGAGTTGATGACATTGGCAAACCTGCTAGACACCAAAAAAGTCTCGCGGACCGACTTGGGACACATTTTAACCGAACTGGGGCAGCGTATGCGCAGCGGCGCAGACTAAGCAAATGCTTCTGGTGGCAGCCTAAGGCTGCCACCAGTCAACCATCGCCAGACAATTCACTCATCACACCTCATGAACACGGCGAGACCTCAATTGGAGCCATCAGAACCAGAGCAGCCGCTCACAAAAAACAACGATCCATTATTGTCGTCTGTGCAGGCCATTCTGTTGGCGGAAGAACGCCAGCGCATATGGCGTTGCAGCAGCAGCTAGAAGGCTATCACAACCAGACGCGCAGCCGTATCCACGACCTGCAAGCCCAAACAGAGTCACTGGAAACACAGCTTCTCGCAGCGCAAAAGGAACTGCGCGAAGCCGAACAACGCGCCAGAGATTTGGAGGTAGCGGTAGACCTGCTGCGGCGCAAAGCCCAGGCCGATTCTGAAGGGCTAATGGAGCGGTTGACGCCTGTGTTTGGCGATCTGGTCGGTCGCCAGGTTCGTGAAAGCCGGAGTGAAATGGCCGAAGCGCTGGGGCCGGTGATGGGCGAGGGCGATTCGGGTGCAGATTCGGGATTCACGCGAAGAGATGGTCGAAGCGCTGTCGCCGGTGATTATGCGGACGGTGCAAACGGACTTCCGATTTCTTCCAGCATTCCGCGGCAAATTGACGCCGCCAAGGGGTTGGGTTCCGGGGCGGTCCCGGGGCTTCTGCGAGGGCGGCTGCGGGGCGGGGGGGGCCCGGCCGCCCCCCGGGGGGGGTTTCCCAACCCACCCGACCGGGGGGGGCGCCTCCTTTCCCCTCCGGAATGTTTTTCAATAACCACGCCCTCTTGCTTTTTGCCCATATTTCTGGCGCAGAAATAACCGATTCGGATCTGATCATGGATTGCAGGCCGTGCGCGATTTTGTCCACGACGGGCGCATAAAGAACTTAGGGAGGAAACCAACGACATTATTTTTTAGGTTAAACTTTCGAAGAATCATCACAAACCCGAAAGGATCGCCTAGAACAATGTCAAACTATACGTGAAGCGGAACCAGAATGCCAAAAAATAGTTGATGAGATGGGCGTTGCAGCCACGCCTCTCCTTAATGATCCTGCTCGCCTGGCAATTAGGCATTCTGGCAGTAAGTCTGGTGGAAGAAACCTTGAATAGCAGACCCCAACCCCCAACCAAAGGGGGGTGTCAAATATGTGGCCGGAAGTTGCAGAGCAAAGGCTTGCCCCCCGGGGAAGTCAAGAGCATCATTGGTCTCAGCCCGCTGGCAGCGCCGGACAGGACGCAGCCTTGGTCCATTGATCAGGTAGCGCCATTGGATGAGGCGCTGGGATTAAAGCCCCCAATCAAAAAAGCGATGATGGTTTGCGGCGGATAGCTTGCTTGACAGCCATCCTTGCTTGCCCGAAACCGCAGCCATGTTGTTAAAAGAATTGAGCCAGGTCATCGTACGCCGCAAAGTATCGGTGGTTGATGACGGAGAAGAGATGATATGAGGAACCATTTGGTGGCCGAGTTGGCGGCGTTGAAACTGGGGAATGAGCCAGAGGCGGAAGCGTTGACGCGACCCTTGCCGCAGAAACTCTCCTGATGGGCGCTGACGGGGTGATGGTTCCCTTTCGCCCCAAGGCCAAGCAGCGGCGGGCAAAACGGTATGAAAGCGAAATCAGGTCGCCATCTTTGCCCGTTTAAACCAACATATCACCCGCGGGCCCAGACGCGATGAACCGCTTGCATCCCACCACCGCGTGACGGCTGGTGCCAGGTGATGGACGACTTATCCGAGCGGATGTGCTGGCTGGAAGCGCGCAAACAAGACATCAAGGAGCGCCCCGCGTTGTCTGGTTAAGCGATGGCGGGCGGGAGCTTTTTGCCGGTGATTTGCCGAACGTGCAAGCGCCTCACAGGCCACGTTTACGCGATTTCTTCCGCCCAGAATTTCAGCGATGCAAATTGACGCGCCAAAGATAAAGTTCCGGTCTCGTGGCGACATGGTCCCAGCTTCCTGCGGGGCATCTGGGGGCGGCTGCGGGGTGTTTCTCCGGCCGACCTGACGGTGCGCGACGCGCTTCCCTTTACCATTCGGGAAATGTTCATCATCCAACAAGGCTCTGGCTTGCTGTTGGCCCAGGCCCATATTTCTGGCGCAGAAATAACCGATTCGGATCTGATCAGCGGCATGTTAACGGCCGTGCGCGATTTTGTCCACGACTCTTTCAGCCCGGTCAACAGCGGTGGCGAAGAACTAAGCGAAATCCAATACGGTCAGATGCGCATCCTCATCCAAAGTGGACGTCTCGCTTATGTCGCTGTTGTCATAGATGGCGTCGAGCCACCTGGATTCCGCGCCCAACTGCGCCAGTTGGTAAACGACTTAAACGTACAGTACGCCAGACAGTTAAACGCCTACGCTGGCGACCCTGACGAATTACCTCAGTTAGCACCACATTTACAGCAGTTTTCAACGATTAGCCAGGCAGAAAAGGCGCCAACTGCTTTCACTTCCGCGCAAAAATGGTTCCTCCTGCTCAGCGGCATCGTTGGCCTACTCTTTCTTGGATTCTCGTGCTTCTATTTGCAGTTTACCATCGCGCTCTATCCCATTGCCTTTCCGTCGCCCACCGCCACCCAAACGCAGACACCAACTAACACGCCCACAGCCTCCCACACGCCCACCACCACCCCCACGTACACCCCAACAACAACCGCCACGCCGACGGATACGTCCACGCCGACGGCTACGCCCACCGCCACCAACACGGCCACACCCACCAACACACCCACCACAACGATGACCCCGACCAACACCCCGACGGCTACCACAACCGGCACGGCGACCCACACGCCAACGCCACCGGCCGCCGAATCTATCAGCCCTATTTGGGTGCGGGCAGGCCCCAGCCTGGATGCAGAGCGTATTGTGGCATTAGAATTTGAAACGCCGATGATCTTGATTTCTGTTTCAGGCCCCTGGGCTGAGGTACAATGGGTATCAAACTTACCCTGGCTGCCTGGCACACAACGCGGCTGGGTTCCATATAGCTGGATTGCGTTAAGGGGAGATGTGGTTCCGGTAACGGCTACTTATACCCCCACACCACAAAGATAATATGGAATGAAAATTACATAACATACGGAAGATTGGACAAATCTCAGAAGATTTGTCCAATCTAATTCAATCGTCTCTGCGATTTTCTCTGGGGAACCATGGCGAATAGATCATGAAAGTTTTGCAAAAAAAGGTATGTTTATTGGGGGATTTTGCCGTGGGCAAAACAAGTCTGGTGCGCCAATTTGTGGAAGGTCGTTTTGATGACCGCTATTTGAGTACCATCGGCGTTAAGGTCTCGCGCAAAACGCTGCTGCGCCCAGATTTCCAACTGAATTTGCTTATCTGGGACCTGGTCGGTGGCAATGAGCTTTCCTATTCGGAGGCAAGTTACATGGTGGCTGCGGCCGGCGCCCTGATCGTCTGCGATTTAACCAGAGCCAACACGCTGGACGCCCTGACACGTTATGCCAATCAGGTGCGGACTATCAATCCGAATGTTAGCCTGGTTTTTTTAGGCAACAAAGTGGACCTGATCGAACAACGGGCCATTACAGAGGAACAGTTAACGGCCGTAACCAGCGACCTCAGAGCCAGTTATTTTCTCACCAGCGCTAAAACCGGCGAAAACGTTGAAGCCGCCTTTACCCAACTTGCGCGCCTTGTCGAAGCAGGCTAACCGCCTGGTAAAGCCTTGTTGATTGCCAAAGGAGAAGTTCATGACTGTGCCGCCCATCAATCTCAGCTCTATTATGCTGGCCGCGCAGGTGACCAAAGTGCTCAACGTGATTCACCGCGTGGCTTATGCACTCCTTTCGCCGGAACGTCGGCTGGTTTATGCCTCCCCAAATTTCGAGACAGTAGTAAGCGCGCCAGACCAGCAGCTTACAAACCAGCTCATTGAAGACGTGATGTGGGAGTTTGTCGGGGCTGAAGACAGTCTCGCAGCCATTTTCGCGGGACGCTTGCCTTTCCTGGCTTTTGAACGTGTCAATCGGGTGATGCCAGACGGCCGTATCCTTTACCTGGACATCAATGTCACCCGCGTCAACAGCCTGGAACTCGCTCCCGGACTCCTGGTTATCGTCGAAGACGTAACCGATCAGGCGCAAATGGAACAACGCCTGGTTCAAAACCGAAACGAACTGTATCTAATCAAAGAGCAGCTTTCCCAGGCTAACCTGGAACTGCACCAGCTAAACCAATTGAAGTCCTTGTTTTTGTCTATGGCGGCGCATGACTTGCGCACACCACTCACCGCCATCCACGCCTGCAGCGATTTAATTTTACGCCTGCTGCCGGAAAACGCCCCCGCTAATTTATTCAGGTACACCAACATTATCGAAAAGCAAGCTGTGCGCATGGATTTGCTGATTAACGACTTTTTAGACCTGCACTTGTTGGAACAGGGTAAATTACACCTGAGGTTGCGGCCGGTGAACCTGAACGTTGTGGTCGCCCAGGTGGTCAATATGTTGGCCTATCAGGCCGAAAAGCGCCAGCACACCCTGGTTTTAAACACCGCTCCCGACGACATTGTGCTGGCGTTGGACGAAAATCGGCTGCAACAAATCCTGTACAACCTCGTCAGCAATGCCATCAAATACACCCCAACCGAAGGGACCATCACCATCAGCACGTGGACAGAAGAAGAAACGGCCGTCATTCAAATAGCCGATAACGGACAGGGCATGACAGAAGAACAGCAGGCCTCGGCCTTTAAGCTCTACTACCGCGCCGACAATGCCGATAATATGGCGCCTACCGGCTGGGGACTTGGCCTTTACATTGTCAAGATGCTTACCGAAGCGCATGGCGGCCAGGTTTCCCTGACCAGTCAGCCGGATGAGGGCAGCACGTTCTGCGTTTCCTTGCCAATGCGCGTCGGCAACGCATCAAACGACGAAGCCTGATCACAAAGACCGACCGTTTCCAATCGTTAATCGTCAATCGCCAATCGCGGATTGGCCCAATAGGCGGTGTGGGGGGAGGACACGGCCGTTTCCAACCTTACCACCACCGATTCCCCCCCATACCCGGCCAGCGAGGCCATCACCTCGGCCCACCCCTGCTCCGGCGAGAACAGACCCTCGGCCAGCGTCACCACCTCCGCATTGGCGCGGATGAGGCGGACGCGGAACGGGGTTGCGCCGGGAGCGTCGCTGCGAAACGCCAGGCGCAAATCGCTGCCGGCCGGGACCTGCGGCACAACATACATCACCGACAGCCAGCCCGCTGTTTCCGCCACGGGCGCAACTTTTACCGTAAAGCGGCGCTCGCCGCCCGCTTCGACAATGGCAAAACTCGTCTCCGCCGCTGCCGTCGCCAGGTCTACTACCTGCCCGGCCTCATCCACCACATCCAGACGCGGCGTATTACTCCAGAGGAAAATGGTTTCATCGCTTAACTGCAATTCAGGCATCAGGTTAAACACCCGGCCGGCCTCATAATCGAACACGTAAAAATCGCGGGTAGCCCGACCATGAAGCTGCAACTGCGCAAAACTACCGACCGGCTGGGGCAGACGCGCCGACAGATCGTACCAGACCTCGGTGACGGCGCGGAAAAATTGGGGGGTGATGGGGAAGCGGTTGGCAAAGACGTGGGTCTGGGGGCCAACGGCCGGTAAGATAGCTTTTAGCTGCTGTTCGGCGGCCGCGTCGCGTTCAGCCCGCCCCAGCCAGGCCTGCTGCGTCTTGCGGATGGCGCTGATGTGCGCCAGCAAAATCACGCCCATCACCACGGCAATTGCCAACCCCAGGCGCGACACGCGCCACTTGCCCAGGCGCAGTTTGGCCGGGCTGGCCGCCAACAGCAGGTCAAACGTCGCGCCGACGGCCCAGGCGAAGCCAATGACCCCATTGTAAAAATGGCGTCCGGCAAAAAGATTGGGCTTTTGCGCCCACAAGGCGGCGTAAATGAGCGCCAGATGGAGCAGCAGCCACAGCAGCCCTAAGCGCACAACCCGGTTGCCCGCCCAGGCCCAGGCGCCCAACAGCAGCAAGATGCCCAGGCTAAAAAGCAGGCTGTTGGCCATGATGTTGCTTTCCCAGGGGAAC of the Candidatus Leptovillus gracilis genome contains:
- a CDS encoding GTP-binding protein, producing MKVLQKKVCLLGDFAVGKTSLVRQFVEGRFDDRYLSTIGVKVSRKTLLRPDFQLNLLIWDLVGGNELSYSEASYMVAAAGALIVCDLTRANTLDALTRYANQVRTINPNVSLVFLGNKVDLIEQRAITEEQLTAVTSDLRASYFLTSAKTGENVEAAFTQLARLVEAG
- a CDS encoding YccF domain-containing protein yields the protein MSLIGNIIWLIFGGFLAGAGYILAGLLLCLTIVGIPFGIQSIRLGVATFAPFGKEVMQTERSGGCLSLAFDIIWIILFGWEIAIAHLVSALILTITIIGIPFAKQHVKLLPVALFPFQYRLE
- a CDS encoding HAMP domain-containing histidine kinase, producing MTVPPINLSSIMLAAQVTKVLNVIHRVAYALLSPERRLVYASPNFETVVSAPDQQLTNQLIEDVMWEFVGAEDSLAAIFAGRLPFLAFERVNRVMPDGRILYLDINVTRVNSLELAPGLLVIVEDVTDQAQMEQRLVQNRNELYLIKEQLSQANLELHQLNQLKSLFLSMAAHDLRTPLTAIHACSDLILRLLPENAPANLFRYTNIIEKQAVRMDLLINDFLDLHLLEQGKLHLRLRPVNLNVVVAQVVNMLAYQAEKRQHTLVLNTAPDDIVLALDENRLQQILYNLVSNAIKYTPTEGTITISTWTEEETAVIQIADNGQGMTEEQQASAFKLYYRADNADNMAPTGWGLGLYIVKMLTEAHGGQVSLTSQPDEGSTFCVSLPMRVGNASNDEA
- a CDS encoding SH3 domain-containing protein, coding for MRDALPFTIREMFIIQQGSGLLLAQAHISGAEITDSDLISGMLTAVRDFVHDSFSPVNSGGEELSEIQYGQMRILIQSGRLAYVAVVIDGVEPPGFRAQLRQLVNDLNVQYARQLNAYAGDPDELPQLAPHLQQFSTISQAEKAPTAFTSAQKWFLLLSGIVGLLFLGFSCFYLQFTIALYPIAFPSPTATQTQTPTNTPTASHTPTTTPTYTPTTTATPTDTSTPTATPTATNTATPTNTPTTTMTPTNTPTATTTGTATHTPTPPAAESISPIWVRAGPSLDAERIVALEFETPMILISVSGPWAEVQWVSNLPWLPGTQRGWVPYSWIALRGDVVPVTATYTPTPQR
- a CDS encoding tryptophan synthase subunit alpha, with translation MTDLNQAANGRSRITAAFAQAQHTQSAALMPYYTLGYPDRQTALNVVAAIAPYSDLLELGVPFSDPLADGPTIQHSTQVALENGTTVADCLAVLRELRQRGVQTPVMLMGYYNPILAYGITNYARDAAAAGADAFIVPDLPPEEAGELEQAAAQVGMALIHFLAPTSSQARIANVTARAQGFIYLLSLTGVTGARTAVQTDLAAFVTRVRQQANVPLAVGFGISTPQQAAQIGALADGVIVGSALINAVDRADDNKPDAAAAFVQALRAGLTKS
- a CDS encoding SBBP repeat-containing protein, translating into MDRLRAWAGVGFLAGLLLTMVVGATAVPPADPILYGTYLGAEAAEYGRAIATDPAGNLYVAGETQSVTFPTTRASWLHGIDVYVAKFNATSGAADYILWFNALTLFAEDYAYGLAVGPDGSAYVVGDTRSDDFCALFGDTPGFDTTYNGGGDAFVLKVKPDGSGLDYCTFIGGSEADVARAIALHADGRVTITGGTWSDTDFPLTPDAYDASHNGLRDAFVLQLDATGTELLYATYLGGSGQEEGVSVAVTGDGETAVTGWTFSSDFPTTPQAYDASHNGSADMFVVRLDAAGAELLAATYLGAELDDRPIGIAVDAVGQMVVAGYTYSPNFPTTPGAWDRQHDGAVDATLTSLSPAGARLVASTFLGGAAEDWAGGLVLDDNGRISLTGRTWSEDFPTTPDALSKALNGGRDGFVAQLSQDGGRLLYASYIGGSDWDDSLAVTGGDGWLALSGATRSADFPVTANAHDTAVNGDYDIFVLQLATPPPADHTLFLPAVLRQ